The genomic window GCGAACCGCGTGCCGTCCTCAAGGAATTCGGCCTGGAGCTTTCAGAAGACGTCGAGGTGCGGGTCTGGGACAGCACCTCGGAGATGCGTTATCTGGTCCTGCCTGAACGTCCGCAAGGTACGGAGGACTGGTCTGAAGAGGCGCTGGCCAGTTTGGTAACGCGGGATTCCATGATCGGTGTTGCCAAGGCGATTGAACCGGGGAGGGCGGGCCAATGAACGGTGTGCACGATATGGGCGGCATGCACGGCTTTGGCCCCATCCCGATTGAAGAGGACGAACCGGTTTTTCATGAAGACTGGGAGGCCAAGGTCCTTGCCATGACCCTGGCGCTTGCCGGATGGCAGCGCTGGAACCTGGATCGTTCGCGGTATGCGCGCGAGGCCTTGCCTCCAGCCGCGTATCTTTCAATGTCCTACTATGAACGCTGGATTGCCGCCCTTGTTGATCTGGCGGTTGAAAACGGACTGCTGTCTCGCGAGGAACTGCGAGAAGGGCGGCCGGCCTCGGATTCAGAGCGATGCGACCCGCCTGTTCCGGCCGAGCGGGTGCGGGATATCCTCTCGCGGGGTGGGCCGACAGTCCGTGAGACCTCGGCGCATCCGCGGTTTTCCGTCGGCGACGCTGTCCGTACCCGGAATATTCATCCTGCCGGCCATACCCGCTTGCCACGCTATGCACGTGACAAGTGCGGCGAAGTGGTCCTGCATCATGGGGCCCATGTCTTCGCCGATGCCCACGCGATGGGGCAGGGCGAACAGCCGCAGCATCTCTATACCGTTCGTTTTGCGGCGCGCGAACTTTGGGGCGACCAGGCCTCGCCGAAGGATTCCGTTCACATTGACCTATGGGAGCCACACCTCGATGCGCAGTGAAGATCGTGGCGGTAAGGATCGTGGCAGTGAAGGCCGTGAGGGGTCACAAAGTCAATCGCACCCACCGCCCTTTGACTATCCCTGGCAGGCCCAGGCCTTTGCATTGGCCGTCAGCCTTCAGGAGGCCGGGTATTTTTCCCGATCGGAGTGGAGCGATGCCCTGGGACGCGCCATAGCCAGGGATGAGACATTGAAGGGCCCGGACATGTCAGGGGCACGCTATTATGACTGCTGGCTTGCGGCCCTGGAGGCGTTACTTCAGGACAAGGGCCTGATGGCAGAGCACCTGCTCCAGCAGCGCCGTCGTGAGTGGGAACAGGCCTATCTCAGCACGCCGCACGGGCAGCCAGTTGAGTTACATCAATCCACCAAATAAACATAATAACTATGTAATTATTTTTCCTTAATGCCATTCTACTAATAATCTGTTTTTATTATATTATTCGCTTTTTTTATAGCGTACGCATGACAGAAAAGTGCATAAACTGCGCTTTTATGTAGTGAAATATGTTGATCTGTGAAAAATTATTCATAATAATTGAGTTAATATAATATTTCACAGTTAATAAAGAGTATATACCATGAGTAATATCACTCTGGGCGGTGCGGGTGATTTTGTCGCGCCGCTGCGTGCCGTAGACCTGCGGATCGTCACGTCCGGACTGGCCTTACTGCTTCTGGGGATAATTTTCCTGAACGAAGTGATCGATGGACGTCAGGCCTGGTTGTTCCTGGTGGGGGGCGCCTTGGGTTTGGTGCTCTATCATGCGCTCTTCGGATTTACTTCGGCTTTTCGCGTGTTCTTTTCCGATCGACGCGGCGCAGGTTTGCGTGCACAGATGATCATGCTGGCCTTGGCTTGCGTCTTGTTCTTTCCCGTCCTTGCCTCAGGTGACCTGTTCGGTCGCGAAGTGTCCGGCTTCATTGCTCCGGTCGGTATTTCGGTCGTGATCGGGGCCTTTCTTTTCGGGCTGGGCATGCAGCTTGGGGGCGGCTGTGCTTCAGGCACACTCTTCACCGTCGGCGGTGGTAGCACGCGTATGGTCATCACCCTGCTCGGCTTCGTCGCGGGCTCCGTTCTTGGCGCCTATCATCTGCCCTGGTGGCAAGAGCAGCCTGCTTTTCAGCCGGTTTCACTGATTGGCAGTTTCGGCTGGCTGCCGGCTCTGATCGCAAACCTGGCAGTCTTTGTTGCCATTTATCTTGGGACGATCTGGCTCGAGAAGCGCCGGCACGGCAAGCTGCTTGAAGGTGCAGACGGTCAAGCGCGCGGCTGGCAGCGTTTCCTGCGCGGCCCCTGGCCGCTTGTCTGGGGCGCTGTCGCGCTGGCGTTTCTGAACTTCATTACCCTCGCGCTGGCAGGACGGCCCTGGGGCATCACCTCGGCGTTCGCGCTCTGGGGCAGCAAGGCCCTGGCTGCCGGTGGCGTGGACGTGGCCTCGTGGGGGTACTGGTCTTCTGCTGGTCGCGCCGCCTCTCTGGAGCAGACGGTCTTTTCCGACATCACCAGCGTGATGAACTTCGGGATCATCATCGGTGCTTTCCTGGCTGCCGGTCTTGCGGGCAAGTTTGCGCCGATCTGGAAGCTGCCTCGGCGTTCCGTGGTGGCGGCCATCGTTGGTGGACTGCTTCTGGGCTACGGAGCGCGGCTGGCATTCGGCTGCAACATCGGCGCCTATTTCAGCGGCATTGCATCTGGCAGTCTGCATGGTTGGGTCTGGATCGTGGCGGCTTTGGCCGGTAACTGGCTGGGAATGCGCCTGCGCCCCTGGTTCGGCCTGGTTGTTGAACGTACACCGCAGAATAGCGCCTAGAAACGGTCGGCTCATGCTGCCGGGTCATGGCGACCTGCTCGTGACCCGGCGCTGCTATTGCGTAAACTGTTGGGTATGACCTTCCTTTACTTTGCTTATGGCTCCAACATGCTGACCGCGCGCCTTCAGGCGCGCTGCCCCTCGGCGCAACCGGTCGGGCGCGCAGAAGCACGAGGTTGGTCTGTGGATTTCGTGAAGCCGGCCCTGGATGGATCGTCAAAGGCGGGTCTCGTGCAGCAACATCAGACGAGTATGCAGGGGGTCCTCTTTCGTCTGGACAAGGCCGACCTGCCCGCACTCGATCGGGCCGAGGCAGTCGGCAAGGGCTATGATCGGGACGATAGCTTTGAGGTCTGGTCGTTCGTGGAGGGCAGGGTTCAGTCGGTCGTCACCTACCTGCCGCTTCAGATCCTTGACGGACTGCAGCCCTATGACTGGTACCACCGGCTCTGCAGGGAAGGGGCACGGCAGCATGGCTTGCCTTCACATGCTCTGGAATGGCTGGAGAATGTCAGCATTACAGTTGATCCCATGCCAGATCGTCCCGCGCGCTTGCAGGCGCTCGAGGCCTTGCGCCGTTCGGGACTCGAGACCTGACCTCCAAACCGCTTCCAGAAGCGCCAGGCTATTGCCTTTGATCGCCTGGCCTACAGTTCCTCTTCTTGTGAGAAGAGGAACTTCATAATGGCAAATCATCTGACATCCTTTCCCGAGGGCGGGTTGGCCCTGGTCGTCGGGGCAACAGGCGGCATTGGTAGCGCGCTGGTTCAAGCCCTTGATGTTTCAGGGCGCTTTGAAGGCGTTCTGAAGGTATCGCGCAACAGTTCACCGGCAGTGGATATCGTGGAGGAAGCTTCCGTTCGCGCCCTGGCCGGGACGGTGTCGGACAGTGGCCTGCCCCTTCGTCTGGTCATAGATGCCACGGGATTTCTTCACGACGAAACCTATCGCCCGGAACGGAGTTGGCGTCACATCGAACCGGAACACCTTCACTATTCCTTTCTGGTCAATGCTGTGGGGCCGGCGCTTTTGATGAAGCATCTGCTGCCACTCTTGCCACGCCAAGGCAAGGCTGCCTTGGCGACACTCTCTGCACGGGTTGGCAGTATCGAGGACAACGGCTATGGCGGCTGGTATGCCTATCGTGCCTCTAAGGCAGCACTGAACCAGCTTGTTCGAACGGCGGCGATCGAGTTGTCCCGCAGGTGGCCGGAGGCTATCTGTACTGCCTTACATCCCGGCACGGTCGATACGCGTTTGACAGCGCCATTCTCGAAACAGGGCCTGAATGTGCGTTCCCCTGAAGAGGCAGCAGTCGACCTGATCAAGGTGATCGATGAGCTGACGGTGGCGCAAAATGGAAGTTTCCTGGATTATCGCGGA from Fodinicurvata sediminis DSM 21159 includes these protein-coding regions:
- a CDS encoding SDR family NAD(P)-dependent oxidoreductase; the encoded protein is MANHLTSFPEGGLALVVGATGGIGSALVQALDVSGRFEGVLKVSRNSSPAVDIVEEASVRALAGTVSDSGLPLRLVIDATGFLHDETYRPERSWRHIEPEHLHYSFLVNAVGPALLMKHLLPLLPRQGKAALATLSARVGSIEDNGYGGWYAYRASKAALNQLVRTAAIELSRRWPEAICTALHPGTVDTRLTAPFSKQGLNVRSPEEAAVDLIKVIDELTVAQNGSFLDYRGNKISW
- a CDS encoding nitrile hydratase accessory protein, producing the protein MRSEDRGGKDRGSEGREGSQSQSHPPPFDYPWQAQAFALAVSLQEAGYFSRSEWSDALGRAIARDETLKGPDMSGARYYDCWLAALEALLQDKGLMAEHLLQQRRREWEQAYLSTPHGQPVELHQSTK
- the nthB gene encoding nitrile hydratase subunit beta, which gives rise to MNGVHDMGGMHGFGPIPIEEDEPVFHEDWEAKVLAMTLALAGWQRWNLDRSRYAREALPPAAYLSMSYYERWIAALVDLAVENGLLSREELREGRPASDSERCDPPVPAERVRDILSRGGPTVRETSAHPRFSVGDAVRTRNIHPAGHTRLPRYARDKCGEVVLHHGAHVFADAHAMGQGEQPQHLYTVRFAARELWGDQASPKDSVHIDLWEPHLDAQ
- a CDS encoding gamma-glutamylcyclotransferase family protein, whose amino-acid sequence is MTFLYFAYGSNMLTARLQARCPSAQPVGRAEARGWSVDFVKPALDGSSKAGLVQQHQTSMQGVLFRLDKADLPALDRAEAVGKGYDRDDSFEVWSFVEGRVQSVVTYLPLQILDGLQPYDWYHRLCREGARQHGLPSHALEWLENVSITVDPMPDRPARLQALEALRRSGLET
- a CDS encoding YeeE/YedE family protein, translating into MSNITLGGAGDFVAPLRAVDLRIVTSGLALLLLGIIFLNEVIDGRQAWLFLVGGALGLVLYHALFGFTSAFRVFFSDRRGAGLRAQMIMLALACVLFFPVLASGDLFGREVSGFIAPVGISVVIGAFLFGLGMQLGGGCASGTLFTVGGGSTRMVITLLGFVAGSVLGAYHLPWWQEQPAFQPVSLIGSFGWLPALIANLAVFVAIYLGTIWLEKRRHGKLLEGADGQARGWQRFLRGPWPLVWGAVALAFLNFITLALAGRPWGITSAFALWGSKALAAGGVDVASWGYWSSAGRAASLEQTVFSDITSVMNFGIIIGAFLAAGLAGKFAPIWKLPRRSVVAAIVGGLLLGYGARLAFGCNIGAYFSGIASGSLHGWVWIVAALAGNWLGMRLRPWFGLVVERTPQNSA